One part of the Microbacterium aurugineum genome encodes these proteins:
- a CDS encoding MFS transporter codes for MTTVALTAAQQTAVQRRTVLVLSLGQVLGGIAFGATVSLGALLAADISGNDALSGLATASVTLGAAACAIPLARLAARVGRRRALTLGNLFALVGIAVVILAASLRVFPLLLVGILLIGAGNAGNLQSRFAATDLAAPQHRGRDLSIVVWSTTIGGVAGPLLLGPGEIVGQAVGMPPQTGSYLFSFVAQCAALVLYIVALRPDPLLAAQRLAKSSAAVTGTAVADRPRVARYAIFAIAGSHVVMASVMAMTPVHLSHMAHGAGGMAPSPADVSALVGITIALHVGGMYALSPVFGVLADRWGRLQVVLLGQALLAGALAFAVFTGTEAWGVMVALILLGLGWSAATVAGAALLTEASAPELRTRRQGRSDSLMSLSAAAGSVLAGVVLANFQYAGLGVAAFVLVIAIVALAPLARSGAR; via the coding sequence ATGACGACCGTCGCCCTGACGGCGGCGCAGCAGACGGCGGTCCAGCGGCGAACCGTCCTGGTGCTGTCGCTCGGACAGGTCCTCGGCGGCATCGCATTCGGTGCGACGGTCTCCCTCGGCGCGCTCCTGGCCGCGGACATCTCGGGCAACGATGCGCTTTCCGGGCTGGCCACGGCTTCCGTGACGCTCGGAGCGGCCGCATGCGCGATTCCGCTCGCCCGCCTCGCCGCGCGCGTCGGACGGCGTCGCGCGCTCACCCTCGGCAACCTCTTCGCGCTTGTCGGTATCGCGGTCGTCATCCTCGCCGCCTCCCTGCGCGTCTTCCCGCTGCTCCTCGTCGGGATCCTGCTGATCGGGGCGGGCAACGCGGGGAACCTGCAGTCGCGGTTCGCCGCCACCGATCTCGCCGCACCGCAGCATCGTGGTCGCGACCTGTCGATCGTCGTCTGGTCGACGACCATCGGCGGTGTCGCCGGCCCGCTGTTGCTCGGACCGGGCGAGATCGTCGGGCAGGCGGTCGGGATGCCTCCGCAGACGGGCTCCTATCTGTTCTCGTTCGTCGCGCAGTGCGCGGCGCTCGTGCTCTACATCGTCGCGCTGCGGCCCGATCCTCTGCTGGCCGCTCAGCGTCTCGCGAAGTCGTCCGCCGCCGTCACGGGAACCGCGGTCGCGGACCGGCCTCGGGTCGCGCGCTACGCGATCTTCGCGATCGCGGGGTCTCACGTGGTCATGGCATCGGTCATGGCGATGACCCCCGTCCACCTGTCCCACATGGCGCATGGCGCCGGCGGGATGGCGCCGAGCCCGGCGGATGTCTCCGCGCTGGTCGGTATCACGATCGCGCTCCATGTCGGCGGCATGTACGCGCTGTCGCCCGTCTTCGGGGTGCTCGCCGACCGGTGGGGCCGGCTCCAGGTCGTCCTCCTCGGTCAGGCGCTCCTCGCGGGGGCGCTGGCTTTCGCGGTCTTCACGGGCACCGAGGCCTGGGGCGTGATGGTCGCCCTCATCCTGCTCGGTCTGGGGTGGAGCGCCGCGACGGTGGCCGGTGCCGCGCTCCTCACCGAGGCGTCCGCGCCTGAGCTCCGCACGCGCAGGCAGGGCCGCAGCGACTCGTTGATGAGCCTGTCCGCTGCGGCGGGTTCGGTGCTCGCGGGAGTGGTGCTGGCGAACTTCCAGTACGCGGGGCTCGGGGTCGCGGCCTTCGTGCTGGTCATCGCGATCGTGGCGCTGGCTCCGCTGGCTCGTTCCGGAGCACGGTGA
- a CDS encoding class I SAM-dependent methyltransferase, which produces MKDWSGVGDAYSASYAALCAGTFSAMREVLGEGNGRSLVDVGAGDGTLAARWAADGWTVTACEPEPTMRAASRRLHPRIETIDGALPTLPFAEGEFDVAIANFVLNHVDSPRSAAAELRRVSRGVVVATVWTLSPSWLWAEITERAGIAPFVGARLSDAEDFERTSDGFGRMLHEAGLPHVAVTEIDWIWNADPDSLWLSVDGGVAGAGALYAGLDQAERQRFRTAFDTVVEERSVRGSLPLEHRAAIAVSAGR; this is translated from the coding sequence GTGAAGGACTGGTCCGGCGTCGGCGACGCGTACTCGGCTTCCTACGCCGCGCTCTGCGCGGGCACCTTCTCGGCGATGCGGGAGGTGCTGGGCGAAGGGAACGGTCGCAGTCTGGTCGACGTCGGTGCGGGGGACGGCACGCTCGCAGCGAGGTGGGCGGCCGACGGATGGACGGTGACGGCATGTGAGCCGGAACCCACCATGCGCGCGGCGTCCCGCCGGTTGCACCCTCGGATCGAGACGATCGACGGCGCCCTGCCCACACTGCCGTTCGCGGAGGGAGAGTTCGACGTGGCCATCGCGAACTTCGTGCTCAATCACGTCGACTCTCCGCGCTCTGCCGCCGCGGAATTGCGACGAGTCAGCAGGGGTGTCGTCGTGGCGACGGTCTGGACCCTCTCGCCTTCCTGGCTCTGGGCCGAGATCACCGAGCGTGCCGGGATCGCGCCGTTCGTCGGCGCACGGCTCTCGGACGCGGAGGACTTCGAGCGGACGTCTGACGGATTCGGGCGGATGCTGCACGAGGCGGGACTCCCGCACGTCGCGGTCACCGAGATCGACTGGATCTGGAACGCGGACCCGGATTCGCTCTGGCTCTCGGTCGACGGGGGAGTGGCCGGTGCGGGTGCTCTCTACGCCGGTCTCGACCAGGCCGAGCGGCAGCGCTTCCGAACCGCGTTCGACACCGTCGTGGAGGAGCGGAGCGTGCGCGGATCGCTGCCGCTGGAGCATCGTGCGGCGATCGCGGTGAGCGCCGGTCGCTGA
- a CDS encoding fumarylacetoacetate hydrolase family protein, which produces MKIARFSHDEAIMYGIIDERELVVLAGDPMFTGYETTGARVPLADAALLAPVIPRSKVVCVGKNYHDHAAEMGGVAPEEPLLFLKPNTSVIGPGDAIVRPSLSERTEYEGELVVVIGKIAKNVKAENALDYVLGYTIGNDVTARDLQRKDGQWSRAKGFDTFCPLGPVIETDFDPANATIETRVNGEVRQHAPLTDMIHSVPAIIEYASAVFTLLPGDVIMTGTPAGVGTFEAGDVVEVEISGLGILRNTARNAVPVP; this is translated from the coding sequence ATGAAGATCGCCCGGTTCAGCCACGACGAAGCCATCATGTACGGGATCATCGACGAGCGCGAGCTCGTCGTCCTCGCGGGGGATCCGATGTTCACCGGGTACGAGACGACCGGCGCTCGTGTGCCCCTCGCCGACGCCGCGCTGCTCGCTCCGGTGATCCCGCGGTCGAAGGTCGTCTGCGTCGGGAAGAACTATCACGATCACGCCGCCGAGATGGGGGGAGTGGCCCCGGAGGAACCGCTGCTGTTCCTGAAGCCGAACACGTCCGTGATCGGACCGGGTGATGCGATCGTGCGTCCCTCGCTCTCGGAGCGCACCGAGTATGAGGGTGAGCTCGTCGTGGTGATCGGGAAGATCGCGAAGAACGTGAAGGCCGAGAACGCGCTCGACTACGTGCTCGGCTACACGATCGGCAACGACGTGACCGCGCGGGACCTGCAGCGCAAGGACGGCCAGTGGTCGCGGGCCAAGGGATTCGACACCTTCTGCCCGCTGGGACCGGTGATCGAGACGGACTTCGATCCGGCCAACGCGACGATCGAGACGCGGGTGAACGGCGAGGTGCGCCAGCACGCCCCACTCACCGACATGATCCACTCGGTGCCGGCGATCATCGAGTACGCCTCCGCCGTCTTCACCCTTCTCCCCGGCGATGTGATCATGACGGGCACGCCGGCCGGGGTCGGCACGTTCGAGGCGGGTGACGTCGTCGAGGTCGAGATCTCCGGACTCGGCATCCTTCGCAACACCGCGCGCAACGCCGTTCCCGTGCCATGA